Proteins found in one Pyrus communis chromosome 15, drPyrComm1.1, whole genome shotgun sequence genomic segment:
- the LOC137718152 gene encoding B3 domain-containing protein Os01g0723500-like, giving the protein MAKEARNVRSPHFFAFYSADLSSERLKIPDRFMRHMEGRTSGLVLLFGPSGSAWSVELIQQNGGLFLHHGWPAFVRDHYVECGDFLVFSYDADLCFTVLIFDQSACEKEAAFRFGYGQDSSNFEKCKYVGRKRGREEAASSGYKLVDGAVKKMRNGLSQLQSECIDEGREDATCSKETNPHEKPGLDVVPNTAKASIQNMCGIGDGLNVSGRVCMQMSSAHEAAPVFSSSNPYFVRIIKSFNISGSYTLNIPYKFSVAHLPNCKVKIVLQNWKGESWTVNSVPSTRVHTSHTLCGGWMAFVRCNDIQLGDICIFELVRECEFRVHIQKGETSSWLSPGLAVTTHKTIKGLSKKIKGNSPKVHSKSIREIADKLSSKMYQDPAFVNDTRKYGSTSRSLTKVALSQSKVASKKLVNRRKKVVEDELDSQKRGLRIKLTLDEERVARSFTSCFPNFVKIMKKFNISGSYTLKVPYQFSTEYLPNYKTEILLRNSKGGCWTVNSIPDSKGRVVHTFCGGWMAFVRGNDINFGDVCIFELVGKDEMQVHISGVGKKGFDHLGGQATSDVV; this is encoded by the exons ATGGCGAAGGAAGCTCGGAATGTGAGGAGCCCTCATTTTTTTGCGTTTTATTCTGCTGATTTGAGCTCCGAAAGACTG AAAATCCCAGATAGATTTATGAGGCACATGGAAGGCAGAACGTCCGGGTTAGTTTTGTTGTTTGGTCCTAGCGGCAGTGCGTGGAGTGTTGAATTGATTCAACAGAATGGTGGTTTGTTCTTGCATCATGGGTGGCCGGCATTTGTGAGAGACCATTATGTGGAATGTGGTGACTTCTTGGTTTTTAGCTACGACGCTGATTTGTGTTTCACCGTGCTAATTTTCGATCAAAGTGCGTGCGAAAAAGAGGCTGCATTTCGTTTTGGATACGGCCAAGACTCTAGCAACTTTGAAAAATGTAAGTATGTGGGACGAAAAAGGGGAAGGGAGGAAGCCGCATCATCTGGCTATAAGCTGGTTGATGGTGCGGTGAAGAAGATGAGAAACGGCTTGTCTCAACTCCAGTCAGAATGCATTGATGAGGGCCGAGAAGACGCAACTTGTTCGAAGGAAACGAATCCACATGAAAAGCCTG GTTTGGATGTTGTTCCAAATACAGCAAAGGCATCGATCCAAAATATGTGTGGAATAGGAGATGGATTAAATGTTAGTGGTAGAGTTTGTATGCAGATGTCATCAGCACATGAAGCAGCTCCAGTGTTTAGCTCCTCTAACCCTTATTTCGTGAGAATCATAAAAAGTTTCAACATCAGTGGTTCATATACTCTG AATATCCCGTATAAATTTTCAGTGGCACATTTACCAAACTGCAAAGTAAAGATTGTCCTTCAAAATTGGAAAGGAGAAAGTTGGACTGTCAATTCTGTGCCAAGTACTAGAGTGCACACAAGTCATACTCTCTGTGGAGGATGGATGGCGTTTGTTCGTTGTAATGACATACAACTGGGAGATATCTGCATTTTTGAACTTGTGCGTGAGTGTGAATTCCGTGTCCACATTCAAAAGGGAGAAACATCTAGTTGGTTAAGTCCGGGGCTAGCTGTTACTACACATAAAACTATCAAAGGCTtgtcaaagaaaattaaagggAACTCTCCCAAAGTCCATTCAAAGAGCATAAGAGAGATAGCTGATAAACTATCATCAAAGATGTATCAAGATCCTGCTTTCGTTAATGATACAAGGAAATATGGCAGCACATCAAGATCTCTTACTAAAGTTGCACTCTCTCAGTCAAAAGTTGCCAGTAAAAAGTTGG TTAATCGCAGGAAAAAAGTTGTTGAAGATGAACTAGATTCACAAAAAAGGGGTTTGAGAATCAAGTTAACACTTGATGAAGAAAGAGTTGCTCGATCGTTCACTTCTTGTTTCCCgaattttgtgaaaatcatgaaGAAGTTCAACATCAGTGGATCGTATACATTG aAAGTCCCTTACCAGTTTTCCACAGAATACCTCCCCAACTATAAAACAGAGATTCTGCTTCGAAACTCAAAGGGGGGATGTTGGACTGTGAACTCTATCCCAGACTCGAAGGGGCGCGTGGTGCATACCTTTTGTGGAGGGTGGATGGCGTTTGTACGCGGAAATGACATCAACTTTGGAGATGTTTGCATATTTGAGCTTGTTGGTAAGGATGAAATGCAAGTGCACATTTCCGGTGTTGGTAAAAAGGGGTTTGACCATCTAGGCGGACAAGCAACATCTGATGTAGTATAG